A part of Arcobacter sp. F2176 genomic DNA contains:
- the hslV gene encoding ATP-dependent protease subunit HslV has translation MFDATTILAYRAKDKAVIGGDGQVTFGNTVLKGNATKIRTLYKDKILAGFAGSTADAFNLFDMFEPHLENTKGDLLKAVIAFSKEWRKDKVLRRLEAMMIVLNKEHIFILSGTGDVVEPEDGMIASIGSGGNFAISAARALQKHSNLDPEDLVKESLMIAGELCIYTNQNIKLLKIED, from the coding sequence ATGTTTGATGCAACTACGATATTAGCCTATAGGGCAAAAGATAAAGCTGTAATTGGTGGAGATGGTCAAGTTACTTTTGGAAATACAGTTTTAAAAGGTAATGCCACAAAAATAAGAACACTTTATAAAGATAAAATATTAGCTGGGTTTGCAGGAAGTACAGCAGATGCCTTTAATCTTTTTGATATGTTTGAACCTCACTTAGAAAATACTAAAGGTGATTTATTAAAAGCTGTAATTGCATTTTCAAAAGAGTGGAGAAAAGACAAAGTTCTAAGACGACTTGAAGCTATGATGATTGTTTTAAATAAAGAACACATTTTTATATTATCAGGTACTGGTGATGTTGTTGAACCAGAAGATGGAATGATAGCCTCTATTGGAAGTGGTGGTAATTTTGCTATTTCTGCTGCAAGGGCACTTCAAAAACACTCAAACTTAGATCCTGAAGATTTAGTGAAAGAATCACTAATGATTGCTGGTGAACTTTGTATTTATACAAATCAAAATATAAAATTATTAAAAATAGAGGATTAA
- the rplI gene encoding 50S ribosomal protein L9 has protein sequence MKVLLLKDVKGTGKAGEVKEVSDGYGKNFLIGKGLALLATNEVLNKHKAQMRREAEKEAEEIETAKETAKILDSQKFTIKHKIGANGHLIGSVTNKEISEILKEQADIDLDKKNITLNSKVKTEGIFEADCKLGHGIHGTLKFDVIAE, from the coding sequence ATGAAAGTATTATTATTAAAAGATGTAAAAGGTACTGGTAAAGCTGGTGAAGTTAAAGAAGTTTCTGATGGGTATGGGAAAAATTTTTTAATTGGAAAAGGTTTAGCACTACTTGCAACAAATGAAGTTTTAAATAAACATAAAGCTCAAATGAGAAGAGAAGCTGAAAAAGAAGCAGAAGAAATAGAAACTGCAAAAGAGACTGCAAAAATACTTGATTCTCAAAAATTCACAATAAAACATAAAATTGGAGCTAATGGACACTTAATTGGTTCTGTTACAAATAAAGAGATTAGTGAGATACTAAAAGAACAAGCAGATATTGATTTAGACAAAAAAAATATAACATTAAATTCAAAAGTAAAAACAGAAGGTATCTTTGAAGCAGATTGTAAATTGGGACATGGAATCCATGGAACACTTAAATTTGATGTGATTGCAGAGTAA
- the coaD gene encoding pantetheine-phosphate adenylyltransferase, with product MNKENKEQISSYKSAIYSGTFDPITNGHMDIIKRAANIFDEVIIAVAKSERKKPMFSHEKRVEFAKEATKNISGVKVVGFDTLLVDLATSLSITTIIRGLRAVSDFEYELQMGYANSSINKTIETLYLMPTLENAFVSSTIVREIILFKGKFQHLIPKEVIECM from the coding sequence ATGAATAAAGAAAATAAAGAACAAATCTCATCATACAAAAGTGCTATATATTCAGGTACATTTGATCCAATTACAAATGGACACATGGATATTATCAAAAGAGCAGCAAATATTTTTGATGAAGTAATTATAGCAGTTGCAAAAAGTGAAAGAAAAAAACCTATGTTTTCCCATGAAAAAAGAGTTGAATTCGCAAAAGAAGCCACAAAAAATATTAGTGGAGTAAAAGTTGTAGGATTTGATACTTTATTAGTTGATTTAGCAACTAGTTTAAGTATTACAACTATTATTAGGGGTTTAAGAGCAGTAAGCGATTTTGAGTATGAACTTCAAATGGGCTATGCAAACTCTTCTATTAATAAAACCATTGAGACTTTGTATCTTATGCCAACTCTTGAAAATGCCTTTGTTAGTTCTACAATTGTTAGAGAAATTATATTATTTAAGGGTAAGTTTCAACACTTAATTCCAAAAGAGGTTATAGAATGTATGTAG
- the cysE gene encoding serine O-acetyltransferase gives MSDEINKETIKPELDTEKISLWKQIKEDFSVPKLNDPALNSNIELIFNYPGVWAVINHRIANRLYKKNFKLTSRIIMGLTQFLCNMDIHPAATIGRRVFIDHGIGVVIGQTAIVEDDVLIYQGVTLGGVSLNKGKRHPTIKSNSVIGSGAKVLGNITVGKNSKIGANSVVICDVPKNSTAVGVPAKIIKRDDKNGRLNHGDLPDINKEMFEYLLKRVAVLEHAIKKHDGIDLTNEDTDLECIYKKFISAMNSIR, from the coding sequence ATGAGTGATGAAATAAATAAAGAAACAATTAAACCAGAACTAGATACTGAAAAGATCTCTCTTTGGAAACAGATAAAAGAAGACTTTTCTGTTCCCAAATTAAATGACCCAGCACTAAACTCTAATATTGAACTTATTTTTAATTACCCAGGAGTTTGGGCAGTTATAAATCATAGAATTGCAAATAGACTTTATAAAAAGAATTTCAAACTAACTTCTAGAATAATAATGGGACTTACCCAATTTTTATGTAATATGGATATTCATCCAGCTGCAACCATTGGGAGAAGAGTATTTATAGACCATGGAATTGGTGTAGTTATTGGACAAACTGCAATTGTGGAAGATGATGTACTAATTTACCAAGGTGTAACTCTTGGAGGAGTTAGTTTAAATAAAGGTAAAAGACACCCTACTATTAAATCAAACTCTGTAATTGGAAGTGGTGCTAAAGTTTTAGGAAATATTACTGTTGGTAAAAATAGCAAAATTGGAGCAAATTCTGTTGTAATTTGTGATGTACCAAAAAACTCAACTGCAGTTGGAGTACCTGCTAAAATTATCAAAAGAGATGATAAAAATGGTAGATTAAATCATGGAGATTTACCAGATATAAATAAAGAGATGTTTGAATATCTATTAAAAAGAGTTGCTGTTTTAGAACATGCAATTAAAAAACATGATGGAATTGATTTAACTAATGAAGATACAGATCTTGAATGTATTTACAAAAAATTTATTTCTGCAATGAACTCTATTAGATAA
- the hslU gene encoding ATP-dependent protease ATPase subunit HslU, protein MNMTPKEIVKFLDDYVIGQSDAKKTIALALRNRYRRMQLNPEIQEEIMPKNILMIGSTGVGKTEIARRLAKMMSLPFVKVEASKYTEVGFVGRDVESMIRDLVFASMDLVTKEYEEKIQDGIEQEVNKQIIEKLVPHLPEGASESSKESFIKTFNKMEEKLLKGELEDKVIEIELPKKAHVEVIDSSFPIDMTSMQESLNNMLGSLNKDKIKKEVKIKDARKLLRSGASEKLIDQESIKHEAIRRVENGGIIFIDEIDKIASGKNNQNQDPSKEGVQRDLLPIVEGSNVQTKFGQVKTDHILFIAAGAFHVSKPSDLLPELQGRFPLRVELNALDEEALYKILTNTKNSLLKQYKALLEVEGVTLEFDDEAIHSFAHLSVEANQKAEDIGARRLHTVIEKVLEDISFDADEKSGKTIVITKKLVEDKLSDIVKDEDTARYIL, encoded by the coding sequence ATGAATATGACTCCTAAAGAGATTGTAAAATTTCTTGATGATTATGTAATTGGTCAAAGTGATGCAAAAAAAACAATAGCTTTGGCACTTAGGAATAGATATAGAAGAATGCAATTAAATCCAGAAATCCAAGAAGAAATTATGCCAAAAAATATTCTTATGATAGGTAGTACTGGAGTTGGAAAAACTGAGATTGCAAGAAGACTAGCAAAAATGATGAGTCTTCCTTTTGTAAAAGTAGAAGCAAGTAAATATACTGAAGTTGGTTTTGTAGGTCGAGATGTTGAATCTATGATTAGAGATTTGGTTTTTGCTTCAATGGATTTAGTTACAAAAGAGTACGAAGAAAAAATTCAAGATGGTATAGAACAAGAAGTAAATAAACAAATAATTGAAAAACTTGTTCCTCATTTACCTGAAGGTGCAAGTGAAAGTTCAAAAGAGTCTTTTATCAAAACTTTTAACAAAATGGAAGAGAAATTATTAAAAGGTGAACTTGAAGATAAAGTAATTGAAATAGAGCTTCCTAAAAAAGCTCATGTTGAAGTTATTGATTCATCATTTCCTATTGATATGACTTCTATGCAAGAGAGTTTAAATAATATGTTAGGTTCTCTAAATAAAGATAAAATAAAAAAAGAAGTAAAAATAAAAGATGCAAGAAAACTTTTAAGAAGTGGAGCTAGTGAAAAGTTAATTGATCAAGAATCTATTAAACACGAAGCCATAAGAAGAGTTGAAAATGGTGGAATTATTTTTATTGATGAGATAGATAAAATCGCTTCTGGAAAAAATAATCAAAATCAAGACCCAAGTAAAGAGGGTGTGCAAAGAGACTTACTTCCAATAGTTGAAGGAAGTAATGTTCAAACTAAATTTGGACAAGTAAAAACTGATCATATTTTATTTATTGCTGCTGGAGCATTTCATGTTAGTAAACCAAGTGATTTATTGCCAGAATTACAAGGAAGGTTTCCTCTAAGAGTTGAGTTAAATGCACTTGATGAAGAAGCTTTATATAAAATATTGACAAATACTAAGAATTCATTATTAAAACAATACAAAGCTTTATTAGAAGTAGAAGGTGTAACTTTAGAGTTTGATGATGAAGCAATTCATTCTTTTGCTCATCTTTCAGTTGAAGCAAATCAAAAAGCTGAAGATATTGGAGCTAGAAGATTGCATACAGTTATCGAAAAAGTTTTAGAAGATATAAGTTTTGATGCTGATGAGAAAAGTGGAAAAACTATTGTTATTACTAAAAAATTAGTAGAAGATAAATTGTCAGATATTGTTAAAGATGAAGATACTGCAAGATATATATTGTAA
- the tmk gene encoding dTMP kinase — MYVVIEGIDTAGKSTQLEILSKKFSDAIFTKEPGATKLGSKLREMALNGEAKSKIAEMFLFLADRAEHIEEVIKPNIDKMIISDRSVISGIAYASSLPIEVVTTLNLIATENTLPSHTILLELSKEELTKRLGNKSNDSIESRGIDYLIDIQSRMKKTIEMLDLNYIFIDASLSIEEIAKKIEDFING; from the coding sequence ATGTATGTAGTTATAGAAGGAATTGACACAGCTGGAAAGTCTACTCAGCTTGAAATTCTGTCAAAAAAATTTAGTGATGCAATTTTTACAAAAGAGCCAGGGGCGACAAAACTTGGTAGTAAATTAAGAGAAATGGCACTTAATGGTGAAGCCAAATCAAAAATTGCAGAGATGTTTTTATTTTTGGCTGATCGTGCTGAACACATAGAAGAAGTAATAAAACCAAATATTGACAAAATGATTATTTCAGATAGATCAGTTATTTCAGGTATTGCTTATGCTTCAAGTTTACCAATTGAAGTTGTTACAACTTTAAACTTGATAGCTACGGAAAATACTTTGCCTAGCCATACTATTTTATTAGAATTGAGTAAAGAAGAGTTAACAAAAAGATTAGGAAATAAATCAAATGATTCAATTGAATCAAGAGGAATTGATTATTTAATTGACATTCAAAGTAGAATGAAAAAAACTATTGAAATGTTAGATTTAAACTACATCTTTATAGATGCAAGTTTAAGCATAGAAGAAATTGCAAAAAAAATTGAGGATTTTATAAATGGGTAA
- a CDS encoding lytic transglycosylase domain-containing protein, giving the protein MFKIFLIIITLFLSANASLIGSNFSQRDLQILKELDIDPAYITDYKLQKTYNRYLQNIQDKYVKRFNRASLFVPKVKDILREEGLPETFLYLAMAESSFTLDAKSRARATGMWQFMPATGRNLGLKNDIYVDERMDIVKSTYAAAKYLKYLHGEFGKWYLAAVAYNCGQGRVIEAITRATLDLYEDENGKNNDKSKEIKEYRHTITLYQQKRVRFSQLNKIYKEILTWDVKPDIYELLMEQKDVRRQYLPEESRNYIRKIISLAMMNNQSFVTENDHSHIRNIGVTSPIATVRVKGGLHLKNIAKAIGMDYRDLKMLNKQLIRNIIPTYKKDYQIYIPYSRLSIFNQNKMNIEPTKYQIHIVKRGDNLYDIGKKYGISYKVIKSFNKLKSNRLALKQKIIIPFVEGTELKTKDYYVKTGDTLLSIAKMFRVEISKLMTDNNLKNSLIKRGDKLVITYR; this is encoded by the coding sequence TTGTTTAAAATTTTTCTAATAATCATAACTCTTTTTTTGAGTGCTAATGCATCGTTAATAGGAAGTAACTTCTCACAGCGGGATTTACAAATCTTAAAAGAACTAGACATTGACCCCGCTTATATTACTGATTATAAACTACAAAAAACATACAATAGATATTTACAAAATATTCAAGACAAATATGTAAAAAGATTTAATAGAGCATCTCTATTTGTTCCAAAAGTAAAAGATATATTAAGAGAAGAGGGTTTACCTGAGACTTTTTTATATCTTGCAATGGCAGAATCAAGTTTTACCTTAGATGCAAAATCAAGAGCAAGAGCTACAGGTATGTGGCAATTTATGCCAGCAACTGGTAGAAACCTTGGTTTAAAAAATGATATTTATGTTGATGAAAGAATGGATATCGTTAAATCTACATATGCAGCAGCAAAATATTTAAAGTATTTACATGGAGAGTTTGGTAAATGGTATCTTGCAGCAGTTGCTTATAACTGTGGACAAGGAAGAGTTATTGAAGCAATTACAAGAGCAACTCTTGATTTATATGAAGATGAAAATGGTAAAAATAATGATAAATCAAAAGAGATAAAAGAGTATAGACATACTATAACTTTATATCAACAAAAAAGAGTTAGATTTAGTCAATTAAATAAAATCTATAAAGAAATCTTAACTTGGGATGTAAAACCAGATATTTATGAACTTTTAATGGAACAAAAAGATGTTAGAAGACAATATTTACCTGAAGAGAGTAGAAATTATATTAGAAAAATTATTTCACTTGCCATGATGAATAATCAAAGTTTTGTAACTGAAAATGACCATTCTCATATTAGAAATATTGGAGTGACTTCTCCAATTGCTACTGTTAGAGTAAAAGGTGGATTGCATTTAAAAAATATTGCTAAAGCTATAGGAATGGATTATAGAGATTTAAAAATGCTAAATAAACAACTTATCAGAAATATTATTCCTACTTATAAAAAAGATTATCAAATATATATTCCATATAGTAGATTATCTATATTTAATCAAAATAAAATGAATATAGAACCAACTAAATATCAAATACATATTGTAAAAAGAGGAGATAACCTTTATGATATTGGCAAAAAATATGGTATCTCTTATAAAGTTATTAAAAGTTTTAATAAACTTAAAAGTAATAGATTAGCATTAAAACAAAAAATAATTATTCCTTTTGTGGAAGGAACTGAATTAAAAACGAAAGATTATTATGTTAAAACTGGTGATACACTATTATCAATAGCAAAAATGTTTAGAGTGGAAATCAGTAAATTAATGACAGATAATAATTTAAAAAATAGTCTTATAAAAAGAGGAGATAAACTTGTTATTACGTATAGATAA
- the hisS gene encoding histidine--tRNA ligase produces MGKQNIQSLRGMNDILGKESELFTYFIENASRIAKNYGFTYMETPILEETALFKRSVGESSDIVNKEMYQFIDKGENDVCLRPEGTAGVVRSFVENKFDRAGGTYKWYYYGPMFRYERPQKGRLREFHQFGCEVFGIDSVYEDANIIMMLKEILDFFGIGFTLQLNSLGCPICMPPYKENLVKVLTNIKAELCEDCNRRIETNPIRVLDCKNEKCQSLLVDAPKITDNLCEKCNSDFEKLKEILDFNNINYVIDSNLVRGLDYYSQTAFEFTSNEIGAQSAIAGGGRYDRLVEFLGGRATPGIGFAIGIERLLELIKQKDIKEDTIYLGAMSEDALNTITKVALKKRKTTKTIIEYTPRSFGKHFKIAEKHCANIVALIGETELKNETIYIKNIDTQEEQNLKLEDF; encoded by the coding sequence ATGGGTAAACAAAATATTCAAAGTCTAAGAGGGATGAATGATATTTTAGGAAAAGAGAGTGAGCTTTTTACATATTTTATTGAAAATGCTTCAAGAATAGCTAAAAACTATGGATTTACATACATGGAAACTCCTATTTTAGAAGAGACTGCACTATTTAAAAGAAGTGTTGGAGAAAGTAGTGATATTGTAAATAAAGAGATGTATCAATTTATAGACAAGGGTGAAAATGATGTATGTTTAAGACCAGAAGGAACAGCAGGGGTTGTTAGAAGTTTTGTAGAAAATAAATTTGACCGTGCTGGTGGAACATACAAATGGTACTACTATGGTCCTATGTTTAGATATGAAAGACCACAAAAGGGAAGACTAAGAGAATTTCACCAATTTGGTTGTGAAGTTTTTGGAATAGATTCTGTTTATGAAGATGCAAATATAATTATGATGTTAAAAGAGATTTTAGACTTCTTTGGTATTGGTTTTACTTTACAACTAAACTCATTGGGTTGTCCTATTTGTATGCCTCCATACAAAGAAAATCTTGTAAAAGTTTTAACAAATATAAAAGCTGAACTTTGTGAAGACTGTAACAGAAGAATTGAGACAAATCCTATAAGAGTTTTAGACTGTAAAAATGAGAAATGCCAATCTCTTTTAGTAGATGCTCCAAAAATCACAGATAATTTATGTGAAAAATGTAATAGTGATTTTGAGAAATTAAAAGAGATTTTAGATTTTAATAATATAAATTATGTTATAGATTCAAACTTAGTTCGAGGTTTAGATTATTATTCTCAAACTGCCTTTGAATTTACATCAAATGAAATTGGTGCTCAAAGTGCAATTGCAGGTGGTGGAAGATATGATAGACTTGTAGAGTTTTTAGGTGGAAGAGCAACTCCTGGAATTGGATTTGCTATAGGAATTGAGCGATTACTTGAACTAATAAAACAAAAAGATATAAAAGAAGATACAATTTATTTAGGTGCGATGAGTGAAGATGCACTAAATACAATAACAAAAGTTGCTCTTAAAAAAAGAAAGACAACAAAAACTATTATAGAGTATACACCAAGAAGTTTTGGTAAACACTTTAAAATAGCTGAAAAACATTGTGCAAATATTGTCGCACTAATTGGTGAAACAGAATTAAAGAATGAGACAATTTATATAAAAAATATAGATACACAAGAAGAACAAAATTTAAAATTAGAGGATTTTTAA
- a CDS encoding UbiX family flavin prenyltransferase: MRLVVAISGASGVNLGIKFLELLPQDIQAFVIISENAKVALKYENNEAFEKLKNQKNIKLFKNNDIAAPIASGSFKIDKMVIIPCSMNTLAKCAYGFADNLITRAFAVSLKEKREVLLAPREMPFSQIPLENMTKLSSMGVTISPPILGYYSNNTTIDEMENFLIGKWYDSLGIENSLYKRWKEDE, from the coding sequence TTGAGATTAGTTGTAGCAATTAGCGGTGCTAGTGGAGTAAATTTAGGAATTAAATTTTTAGAGCTTTTACCTCAGGACATCCAAGCTTTTGTTATTATTTCTGAGAATGCAAAAGTTGCATTAAAATATGAAAATAATGAAGCATTCGAAAAATTAAAAAATCAAAAAAATATCAAACTTTTTAAGAATAATGATATTGCGGCACCTATTGCATCCGGATCATTTAAAATTGATAAAATGGTAATAATCCCTTGCTCTATGAATACTTTAGCAAAATGTGCATATGGCTTTGCAGATAATCTAATTACAAGAGCATTTGCTGTATCCTTAAAAGAAAAAAGGGAAGTTTTATTGGCTCCTAGAGAAATGCCCTTTTCTCAAATTCCCTTAGAAAATATGACTAAATTGTCATCAATGGGTGTTACTATTTCACCTCCTATTTTGGGTTATTATTCAAATAATACAACAATTGATGAAATGGAAAACTTTCTTATTGGGAAATGGTATGACAGTTTAGGAATAGAAAATAGTTTATATAAAAGATGGAAAGAAGATGAATAA
- the speA gene encoding biosynthetic arginine decarboxylase: MVNDYGIDIWSDDNFIIEDGLAKINFDCKPSLISIVKDIRKQDFKGPLLLRFPHITKKQIHTLYDVFNASIKEYNYKGTFNAVFPLKVNQLPNFIEPLIHEGKKFNYGLEAGSKAELVIAMTYNNIGSPITVNGFKDKEMIHLGFIAKNMGHNITLIIEGLNELEMIVEVLKETKLECPNIGLRVRLHSGGSGLWAKSGGINSKFGLTSTEILEAYELMEETNIVNYLTMIHFHIGSAMNSIKPLKKALRESGHIYAELKNLGASNLSSINIGGGLAVEYNAYERTRFYSLSEFASDVIFTLKDIAKQKGVDEPNIFTESGRFISASSTVLVTPVLELFSSEYELDQLKLKEKNPPLIQELFYLHRDMTKKTAYEYMHDSTDHMESLLTLFDLGYIDLQDRSNAEVLTHQIIKKAISFLEIDDYGELKKLNESIQEKYLLNFSLFQSLPDYWGIDQEFPVMPLTHLDKNPTRSASLWDITCDSDGEIPFDSKKPLYLHDINLNEEDYFLGFFNVGAYQDTLGMKHNLFSHPTEVNVVFKDGKVVLEKILESQKIIDILEDIDYDTDNMKNILRKNLNPEIYKDLKKYLNENSYLKTIWSYYE, translated from the coding sequence ATAGTGAATGATTATGGTATTGACATCTGGAGTGATGATAATTTTATTATTGAAGATGGATTGGCAAAAATTAATTTTGACTGCAAACCATCACTAATATCTATTGTAAAAGATATTAGAAAACAAGATTTTAAAGGCCCTTTGCTTTTAAGATTTCCGCACATAACAAAGAAACAAATACATACTTTATATGATGTATTTAATGCAAGTATAAAAGAGTATAACTATAAAGGAACATTTAATGCAGTGTTTCCTTTAAAAGTAAATCAATTACCTAACTTCATTGAACCTTTAATACATGAAGGAAAAAAATTTAATTATGGATTAGAAGCTGGAAGTAAAGCAGAACTTGTTATTGCCATGACATATAATAATATAGGCTCTCCTATTACGGTTAATGGATTTAAAGATAAAGAGATGATTCATTTAGGGTTTATCGCAAAAAATATGGGACACAATATTACTTTAATTATTGAGGGTTTAAATGAACTTGAAATGATTGTAGAAGTTTTAAAAGAGACCAAATTAGAATGTCCAAATATAGGATTAAGAGTAAGACTTCACAGTGGAGGAAGTGGTTTATGGGCTAAAAGTGGAGGAATAAACTCCAAATTTGGTCTTACTTCAACAGAAATTCTTGAAGCATATGAACTAATGGAAGAGACAAATATTGTGAATTATTTAACAATGATTCACTTTCATATTGGCTCAGCAATGAATTCTATTAAACCTTTAAAAAAAGCATTAAGAGAATCTGGACATATTTATGCAGAACTTAAAAATTTAGGTGCTAGTAATTTAAGCTCAATTAACATTGGTGGTGGATTGGCAGTTGAATATAATGCTTATGAAAGAACAAGATTTTATTCACTTAGTGAGTTTGCAAGTGATGTTATATTTACATTAAAAGATATTGCAAAACAAAAAGGTGTTGATGAACCAAATATTTTTACAGAATCAGGAAGATTTATTTCAGCATCTTCAACAGTGCTTGTAACTCCAGTATTAGAACTATTTTCTTCTGAATATGAACTTGATCAATTAAAACTAAAAGAAAAAAATCCACCACTAATTCAAGAATTATTTTATTTACATAGAGATATGACTAAAAAAACTGCTTATGAGTATATGCATGATAGTACAGACCATATGGAATCACTTTTAACACTTTTTGATTTGGGTTATATTGATTTACAAGATAGATCAAATGCAGAAGTTCTAACACACCAAATAATTAAAAAAGCTATTTCATTTTTAGAAATTGATGATTATGGAGAGTTAAAAAAACTTAATGAAAGTATTCAAGAAAAGTATTTATTGAATTTTTCTCTTTTCCAATCACTTCCTGATTATTGGGGTATCGATCAAGAATTTCCAGTAATGCCATTAACACATTTAGACAAAAATCCTACAAGAAGTGCTTCTTTATGGGATATTACTTGTGATAGTGATGGGGAAATTCCTTTTGACTCAAAAAAACCACTTTATTTACATGATATAAATTTAAATGAAGAGGACTATTTCTTAGGCTTTTTTAATGTTGGTGCATATCAAGATACTTTAGGAATGAAACATAACCTCTTCTCACACCCAACTGAGGTTAATGTAGTATTTAAAGATGGGAAAGTTGTATTAGAAAAAATATTAGAATCTCAAAAAATAATTGATATCCTCGAAGACATTGACTATGACACAGATAATATGAAAAATATTTTAAGAAAAAACCTAAATCCAGAGATTTATAAGGATTTAAAAAAATATTTAAATGAAAATAGTTATTTAAAAACTATATGGAGTTATTATGAGTGA
- a CDS encoding recombinase family protein has translation MSKNFTYLRINKNNINYTREQEEGIINYVKKHNIEIFHNIEVEINTPSEEKNILELLKSCKMNSTLIVYDLNVFGRTIETILEIVKFLLENKVRILVIKQNLELVSNEDMLTKMVLGMISMTISLEKDLMSLRTKEALSAKKLNGESLGKPKGTIQKSKFDKQRDKIEELLSVGLSVRKIAKLLGYNNHIGLNNYVKKRNIRESSTLLEDIAS, from the coding sequence ATGTCTAAAAATTTCACTTATTTAAGAATAAATAAAAATAATATAAACTATACAAGAGAACAAGAAGAAGGAATTATTAATTATGTTAAAAAACATAATATAGAAATTTTTCATAATATTGAAGTAGAAATTAACACTCCTTCTGAAGAAAAAAATATTTTAGAATTATTAAAATCATGTAAAATGAACTCTACTTTAATAGTCTATGATTTAAATGTTTTTGGAAGAACTATTGAAACAATTTTGGAAATTGTTAAATTTTTATTGGAAAATAAAGTAAGAATTTTAGTAATAAAACAAAATTTAGAATTAGTTAGTAATGAAGATATGCTTACAAAAATGGTTTTGGGGATGATATCTATGACAATTTCTTTAGAAAAAGATTTGATGAGTTTAAGAACAAAAGAAGCTCTAAGTGCAAAAAAACTAAATGGTGAGAGTTTAGGCAAACCAAAAGGTACAATTCAAAAATCAAAATTTGATAAACAAAGAGACAAAATAGAAGAACTATTAAGCGTAGGCTTATCTGTTAGAAAAATAGCAAAACTCTTAGGATATAACAATCATATTGGTCTAAACAATTATGTAAAAAAAAGAAATATTAGAGAAAGTAGTACTTTACTCGAAGATATTGCAAGTTAA
- a CDS encoding TatD family hydrolase: MIIDTHCHLDNEQYYEDIDTVIQTALDNGVKGFLIPGADFKDLSQSIKLVEKYKEVYFAVGIHPYDAPSYDENIMKEYITHPKCIAVGECGLDYFRLPENEEEKLQEKKLQKEVFISQIEFAKKVKKPLIVHVREASDDSKTILEKYGAREVGGVLHCYNASKHLLSLSGHGFYFGIGGVLTFKNAKKLVEVLPKIPLDKLLIETDAPYLTPHPHRGKRNEPFYTKFVSQKIAELLNISDEEVQNLTTNNAKKLFKEFSSII; encoded by the coding sequence ATAATTATAGATACACATTGTCATTTAGATAACGAACAATATTACGAAGATATAGATACTGTAATACAAACTGCATTAGATAATGGGGTAAAGGGATTTTTAATTCCTGGTGCCGATTTTAAGGATTTATCTCAATCTATAAAATTAGTTGAAAAATATAAAGAAGTCTATTTTGCAGTTGGAATTCACCCTTATGATGCCCCTTCATATGATGAAAATATTATGAAAGAGTATATAACACACCCAAAATGCATAGCTGTTGGTGAGTGTGGATTAGATTACTTTAGATTACCTGAGAATGAAGAAGAAAAACTCCAAGAAAAGAAGTTGCAAAAAGAAGTATTTATTTCTCAAATAGAATTTGCTAAAAAAGTAAAAAAACCTCTTATTGTACATGTTAGGGAAGCCTCTGATGATTCTAAAACTATTTTAGAGAAATATGGTGCACGAGAAGTCGGTGGAGTTTTACATTGTTATAATGCAAGTAAACATTTACTTTCTTTAAGTGGACATGGTTTTTATTTTGGAATAGGTGGAGTTCTTACTTTTAAAAATGCGAAAAAATTAGTGGAAGTTTTGCCAAAAATTCCTTTAGATAAACTGTTAATTGAAACGGATGCTCCATATTTAACTCCCCATCCTCATAGGGGAAAAAGAAATGAGCCATTTTACACAAAATTTGTATCCCAAAAGATAGCAGAACTCTTAAATATTAGCGATGAAGAAGTTCAAAATTTGACTACAAATAATGCAAAAAAACTATTTAAAGAGTTTTCTAGCATAATTTAG